The Acidimicrobiia bacterium genome window below encodes:
- a CDS encoding LLM class flavin-dependent oxidoreductase produces the protein MKTRIGFGLGVAGLRDEGRFGQLVDALEGNGFDSLWLSERVAGDAPDPVVGLAFAAGRTEKLKLGTSVQVLPGRNPALLAKEWASLDRLSGGRALPAFGLGNPIAAEHQAFGVAREDRAPVFDEVLPLLRRLWAEDDLHHDGKWFHYEGLTVHPKPADGRLDVWLGGRAPSELRRCGRLGDGWLASFFTPADCAGGRPVIEAEAEREGREIDPEHFGAMVTYSHDEIPDALRARLAALRGDIDAADLVPVGLPALRERLVEYVEVGFTKLVLVPLAEPDDWHAELSRVADAVLDLQT, from the coding sequence GTGAAGACGCGCATCGGGTTCGGCCTGGGCGTCGCGGGGCTCCGTGATGAAGGGCGCTTCGGTCAGCTCGTGGACGCCCTCGAAGGCAACGGGTTCGACTCGTTGTGGCTTTCCGAACGCGTCGCGGGTGATGCGCCCGACCCGGTCGTCGGACTCGCCTTCGCGGCCGGGCGAACCGAGAAGCTCAAGCTCGGCACCAGCGTCCAGGTGCTCCCCGGCCGCAACCCCGCCCTGCTCGCGAAGGAGTGGGCCAGCCTCGACCGCCTCTCGGGTGGGCGCGCGCTCCCCGCCTTCGGGTTGGGGAATCCGATCGCCGCCGAGCACCAGGCGTTCGGTGTCGCGCGGGAAGACCGAGCGCCCGTCTTCGACGAGGTGCTCCCGCTCCTGCGCCGCCTCTGGGCCGAGGACGACTTGCACCACGACGGGAAGTGGTTCCACTACGAGGGGCTCACCGTGCACCCCAAGCCCGCCGACGGTCGGCTCGATGTGTGGCTCGGGGGCCGCGCGCCGAGCGAGCTGCGACGATGCGGACGGTTGGGTGACGGCTGGCTCGCGAGCTTCTTCACACCAGCGGACTGTGCGGGTGGGCGCCCGGTGATCGAGGCAGAAGCCGAGCGCGAAGGCCGCGAGATCGACCCCGAGCACTTCGGCGCGATGGTGACGTACTCGCACGACGAGATCCCCGACGCGCTGCGCGCCCGCCTCGCGGCACTTCGTGGCGACATCGACGCGGCCGATCTCGTACCGGTTGGCCTTCCCGCACTGCGAGAGCGTCTCGTTGAATACGTCGAGGTCGGCTTCACGAAGCTCGTGCTCGTGCCCCTGGCCGAGCCCGACGATTGGCACGCCGAGCTCTCCCGCGTCGCCGACGCGGTGCTCGACCTCCAGACCTGA
- a CDS encoding acyl-CoA dehydrogenase family protein — protein sequence MDFALSARCEQMREHLSDFIATVVDPATPVYQREVEESGDPHFHPPVMEELKTAARSRGLWNLFLPDERHGAGLTNLEYAPLCELMGASPLAAEATNCSAPDTGNMEVLAHFGTPLVQDQFLQPLLDGEIRSCFAMTEPWVASSDATNISSRIERDGDHYVVNAHKWWTSGAASPRCRVAVVMGVSDPDADPYHRHSMVIVPFDAPGFRVVRTLPVLSHDGGGGHCETLFENVRVPAEYLLGEEGGGFAIAQARLGPGRIHHCMRAVGVAERALELMCQRAQQRVAFGKPLADQGVVQDNIAESRIAIEQARLLTMKAAWLMDTVGNKGARFEIAAIKVVAARMATTVVDRAIQVFGGAGLSDDWPLAQMYTYARTLHFVDGPDEVHKMQIARRELRKHEAYRKA from the coding sequence GTGGACTTCGCGTTGAGCGCGCGCTGTGAGCAGATGCGCGAGCACTTGAGTGACTTCATCGCCACCGTCGTGGACCCCGCGACGCCGGTGTATCAACGTGAGGTCGAGGAGTCCGGCGATCCTCACTTCCATCCGCCGGTGATGGAGGAGCTGAAGACCGCGGCGCGCTCACGCGGCCTGTGGAACCTCTTTCTCCCCGACGAGCGCCACGGAGCCGGCCTCACGAACCTCGAGTACGCGCCGCTGTGCGAGCTCATGGGCGCGAGCCCGTTGGCGGCCGAGGCGACGAACTGCTCAGCGCCCGACACGGGCAACATGGAGGTGCTGGCGCACTTCGGCACGCCACTCGTGCAGGATCAGTTCCTCCAACCGCTGCTCGACGGCGAGATCCGCTCCTGCTTCGCCATGACCGAGCCGTGGGTAGCGAGCAGCGACGCCACGAACATCTCGAGCCGGATCGAACGCGACGGCGACCACTACGTGGTAAACGCGCACAAGTGGTGGACGAGCGGTGCGGCATCACCGCGCTGTCGCGTCGCGGTGGTCATGGGCGTGTCCGATCCCGACGCCGACCCGTACCACCGCCATTCGATGGTGATCGTGCCGTTCGACGCCCCCGGCTTCCGGGTCGTGCGCACGCTGCCGGTGCTGAGCCACGACGGCGGTGGCGGACACTGCGAGACGCTTTTCGAGAACGTGCGCGTGCCGGCCGAGTATCTCCTCGGTGAAGAAGGTGGCGGCTTCGCGATCGCGCAGGCGCGCCTGGGGCCTGGGCGCATCCATCACTGCATGCGCGCCGTGGGAGTCGCCGAACGCGCGCTCGAGCTCATGTGCCAGCGGGCTCAGCAGCGCGTCGCGTTCGGCAAGCCCCTCGCCGACCAGGGCGTCGTGCAGGACAACATCGCCGAGAGTCGCATCGCCATCGAGCAGGCCCGGCTGCTCACGATGAAGGCCGCCTGGCTCATGGACACGGTCGGCAACAAGGGTGCTCGTTTCGAGATCGCGGCGATCAAGGTGGTCGCCGCACGCATGGCCACGACGGTCGTCGACCGGGCGATCCAGGTGTTCGGCGGTGCGGGCTTGTCCGACGACTGGCCGCTCGCGCAGATGTACACGTACGCCCGCACGTTGCATTTCGTCGACGGCCCCGACGAGGTGCACAAGATGCAGATCGCCCGCCGCGAGCTCCGCAAGCACGAGGCGTACCGCAAGGCGTGA
- a CDS encoding glycosyltransferase family 2 protein — MRVLLVGVGWSIGWWLCWRVSRVRLLNDFVPAPAISVVIPARDEERMLPVILDRLAEQTMPAAEVIVVDDESHDATAAVARARGAQVIAGQPLPPGWVGKPWALAQGVRAAHEEVVVLLDADVAPSPQFLARMGVLFPRVGGLVSVQPYHRVRRWWEHASAFFNLVAVMGTGIASPLRTRWRPVLAFGPVMMCRRDAFLTHVEHPEVLGAVLDDVALARRFAAAGDPITLHGGVGVVDFRMYDRPRDLVEGWTKNVAAGARATPVLRAMLFGVWITAGLGIWVGDDGSWFVLVAYVAFVVQIFVMLRQIGSFGPLTALAYPLLALAFVLLFGASIVLTVLGRVRWKGRTIRLRGS, encoded by the coding sequence GTGCGGGTGCTGTTGGTCGGTGTCGGTTGGTCAATCGGGTGGTGGCTCTGTTGGCGGGTCTCCCGAGTGCGGCTCTTGAACGACTTCGTACCCGCACCCGCAATTTCCGTCGTCATTCCTGCGCGCGACGAGGAGCGAATGCTCCCCGTGATTCTCGACCGATTGGCGGAGCAGACGATGCCCGCCGCTGAGGTGATCGTGGTGGACGATGAATCACACGACGCGACGGCCGCGGTTGCTCGCGCGCGAGGCGCGCAGGTCATCGCCGGCCAGCCACTCCCTCCAGGATGGGTTGGAAAGCCATGGGCGCTCGCACAAGGCGTCAGGGCAGCGCACGAAGAGGTCGTGGTCCTGCTCGACGCTGACGTGGCTCCGTCCCCGCAGTTCCTCGCGCGGATGGGAGTGCTGTTTCCGCGCGTCGGTGGGCTCGTGTCGGTGCAGCCGTACCACCGGGTCCGACGATGGTGGGAGCACGCGTCCGCGTTCTTCAACCTCGTCGCGGTGATGGGCACGGGGATCGCGTCGCCGCTGCGGACCCGGTGGCGGCCGGTGCTGGCGTTCGGTCCCGTGATGATGTGCCGGCGCGACGCATTCCTCACGCATGTCGAACACCCCGAGGTTCTCGGCGCGGTGCTCGACGACGTCGCGTTGGCCCGACGGTTCGCGGCCGCGGGCGACCCGATCACGCTTCACGGTGGTGTGGGCGTCGTCGACTTCCGCATGTATGACCGGCCGCGCGATCTCGTGGAGGGGTGGACGAAGAACGTGGCGGCAGGGGCACGAGCCACGCCCGTCCTACGGGCAATGTTGTTCGGCGTGTGGATCACTGCAGGCCTGGGGATCTGGGTGGGCGACGACGGCTCGTGGTTCGTGCTCGTGGCGTACGTGGCGTTCGTGGTCCAGATCTTCGTCATGCTGCGTCAGATCGGCAGCTTCGGCCCGCTCACTGCGCTCGCGTATCCGCTGCTCGCGCTGGCATTCGTCCTGCTCTTCGGCGCCTCCATCGTGCTGACGGTGCTCGGTCGGGTGCGCTGGAAGGGCCGCACGATCCGACTGCGCGGCTCGTAG
- a CDS encoding sigma-70 family RNA polymerase sigma factor — MTQESPVAATAFVHNASPRAPRVARGASLTSGMDARLQSFVADEYRQVVATVEFVCGSLATAEDAVQEAMARAWEREARGEAIDRLAAWVTTVALNLARSQMRRWRSERKAHTRLAPLQRDLPDAPSASGDALAVREALRALPRRQREVTALRYYLGLDVAAIAAWLGIGEGTVKAQLFRARQGLAEALRDDIDDEREDHHAGG, encoded by the coding sequence GTGACCCAGGAGTCCCCGGTGGCCGCCACGGCGTTCGTGCACAACGCGTCTCCACGCGCGCCCCGAGTCGCCCGGGGGGCGTCGTTGACCTCGGGAATGGACGCGCGGCTCCAGAGCTTCGTGGCGGACGAGTACCGCCAGGTCGTGGCGACGGTGGAGTTCGTGTGCGGGAGTCTGGCGACCGCAGAGGACGCGGTACAGGAGGCGATGGCGCGTGCATGGGAACGAGAGGCTCGCGGTGAGGCGATCGACCGACTCGCCGCGTGGGTGACGACGGTTGCACTCAACCTCGCACGGAGCCAGATGCGTCGATGGCGATCGGAACGCAAGGCGCACACCCGCCTGGCTCCGCTCCAGCGCGACCTGCCCGATGCGCCGAGCGCGAGCGGCGACGCCCTTGCCGTCCGCGAGGCACTGCGTGCGCTCCCCCGCCGCCAACGCGAAGTCACTGCGCTTCGGTACTACCTCGGGCTCGACGTGGCGGCGATCGCCGCCTGGCTCGGCATCGGTGAGGGCACGGTGAAGGCCCAGCTGTTCCGCGCTCGGCAAGGGCTCGCCGAGGCGCTGCGCGACGACATCGACGACGAGCGGGAGGATCACCATGCCGGTGGATGA
- a CDS encoding VOC family protein codes for MAFHHVAITTRDLAATHAFYTEVMGFELAKVEAAPAPEGGWARHCFYDTGGGECLAVWDVHDDPAIPDGFDASISRGLGLPSWTNHVAFAAADLGALDTAQSRWRDHGYDVLRIDHGWCTSIYIDDPNGIAAEVCCTTRGFTPGDRSDADEQLRASMPRLGDPPTPEILEATSSRG; via the coding sequence ATGGCGTTCCACCACGTCGCGATCACGACACGGGACCTGGCTGCGACGCACGCCTTCTACACCGAGGTCATGGGCTTCGAGCTGGCCAAGGTGGAGGCCGCGCCCGCACCGGAAGGCGGCTGGGCACGCCACTGCTTCTACGACACCGGTGGCGGCGAGTGCCTCGCAGTGTGGGACGTGCACGACGACCCGGCGATCCCTGACGGATTCGACGCGTCGATCAGCCGCGGCCTCGGCCTGCCGTCATGGACGAACCACGTCGCGTTCGCGGCGGCCGACCTGGGCGCGCTCGACACGGCGCAGTCGCGGTGGCGAGACCACGGATACGACGTGCTTCGCATCGACCACGGCTGGTGCACCTCCATCTACATCGACGACCCGAACGGCATCGCGGCCGAGGTCTGCTGTACGACCCGAGGGTTCACGCCCGGCGATCGATCGGATGCCGACGAGCAGCTGCGCGCCTCGATGCCGCGGCTCGGCGATCCGCCGACGCCCGAGATCCTCGAGGCCACGTCGTCACGAGGGTGA
- a CDS encoding YhjD/YihY/BrkB family envelope integrity protein, whose product MRGVFEWARDVQRRYSQIGGQALAGGIALYGFLALFALLVLAVAVLGFLSVGNEHLARDVTNDLGLTGDAARIVDDAVDAARDSRRLTTVLGVVGIVWLGTSFALTIAAAFNAALGVTARGVRERGVALLWLLGAAVLLTAAGWATALWDLLPGAFAPLVVAVTIGGNTAVWLWTAWILPNRRARVRQLLVPALIGAVALEVLKVMGAYVVPRYVSSSSELYGALGTVFALLLWLLVFGRLVVYVAVIEAKRDSRASR is encoded by the coding sequence ATGCGCGGCGTCTTCGAGTGGGCGCGCGACGTGCAACGCAGGTACTCGCAGATCGGCGGGCAAGCGCTCGCCGGCGGCATCGCGCTCTACGGGTTCCTCGCTCTCTTCGCGCTCCTGGTGCTTGCGGTCGCGGTGCTCGGCTTCCTGTCGGTTGGCAACGAGCACCTCGCCCGGGACGTGACGAACGACCTCGGTCTCACGGGTGACGCAGCCCGGATCGTGGACGACGCCGTCGACGCCGCTCGCGACAGCCGGCGGCTGACAACCGTGCTGGGCGTCGTGGGCATCGTGTGGCTCGGCACGAGCTTCGCGCTCACGATCGCCGCGGCATTCAACGCGGCGTTGGGCGTCACGGCTCGCGGCGTGCGCGAGCGCGGCGTCGCTCTGCTCTGGCTGCTCGGCGCGGCGGTGCTCCTGACCGCCGCGGGCTGGGCCACCGCGCTCTGGGACCTGCTCCCCGGAGCGTTCGCGCCGCTCGTCGTCGCCGTGACGATCGGCGGGAACACGGCGGTGTGGCTCTGGACCGCGTGGATCCTCCCGAACCGCCGGGCGCGCGTGCGACAGCTGCTCGTACCGGCGCTGATCGGTGCCGTGGCACTCGAGGTGCTCAAGGTGATGGGCGCGTACGTCGTGCCGCGCTACGTCTCCAGCTCGTCGGAGCTCTACGGCGCCCTGGGGACGGTCTTCGCGCTGCTGCTCTGGCTGCTCGTGTTCGGCCGACTCGTCGTCTACGTCGCAGTCATCGAGGCCAAACGCGACTCACGCGCCTCCCGATGA
- a CDS encoding sigma-70 family RNA polymerase sigma factor, translating to MPASGVQGDAELVTATRSGDQAAFAAIYDRYADRLHDFCHSVLRDRHEAADAMQDTFVLAAQRLGQLRDPEKLRPWLFAIARHESLRRAKARGRATPTEDAGVDVAIDESSPEDVVSGRDAGAIVWDAAAGLSERDRVLLDLHLRQGLDGQELADAIGTTADHAYVLMSRLRDQVERSLGALLVARLGRDDCEVLQEVLKDWDGTYSPLWRKRVARHVDDCETCSEGRKKFLSPLAFLAAVPLVPAPLALRKLTLDRVQNIANVRPVGGWRRASARQGFPPPLFPDRRRRPLMVAAAVGLVVVGVVIGDALGRGGGGEPEVASERRDPVTTTSSAPVTTTTLPPTTTTPVVAPAKPPPPDFAGPSLAVSQAAACFNNFPGSNSIAATTTDPSGIASVTLSASGPAMTSPAFQAMNPGGGSNYFASISFNGLGTYSWTVTATDAKGNTSTSSGSFVVQTMMC from the coding sequence ATGCCCGCTTCCGGCGTGCAAGGCGACGCCGAGCTGGTCACGGCCACCCGGTCCGGCGACCAGGCTGCGTTCGCGGCGATCTACGACCGCTACGCCGACCGCCTCCACGACTTCTGCCATTCGGTGCTGCGCGACCGGCACGAGGCGGCCGACGCGATGCAGGACACGTTCGTGCTCGCCGCGCAGCGCCTCGGGCAGCTCCGCGATCCCGAGAAGCTGCGCCCGTGGCTGTTCGCAATCGCGCGTCACGAATCTTTGCGGCGCGCGAAGGCCCGCGGTCGGGCAACACCGACCGAGGACGCCGGCGTGGACGTCGCCATCGACGAGTCGAGCCCGGAAGACGTCGTGAGCGGGAGAGACGCGGGCGCCATCGTGTGGGACGCGGCTGCAGGACTCTCGGAGCGCGACCGTGTGCTGCTCGACCTGCACCTGCGCCAGGGGCTCGACGGCCAAGAGCTCGCCGACGCGATCGGCACGACCGCGGACCACGCGTACGTCTTGATGAGCCGGCTGCGCGACCAGGTGGAGCGATCCTTGGGAGCGTTGCTGGTGGCGCGGCTGGGCCGCGACGACTGCGAGGTGCTCCAAGAGGTGCTCAAGGACTGGGACGGCACGTACTCCCCGCTGTGGCGGAAGCGAGTAGCGCGCCACGTCGACGACTGCGAGACGTGCTCGGAAGGTCGCAAGAAGTTCCTCAGCCCGTTGGCGTTCCTCGCCGCCGTGCCGCTCGTCCCCGCTCCGCTCGCGCTGCGCAAGCTCACGCTCGACCGCGTGCAGAACATCGCCAACGTCCGTCCGGTTGGAGGGTGGCGCCGAGCCTCGGCGCGCCAGGGCTTCCCTCCGCCACTCTTCCCCGACCGGCGCCGGCGCCCGTTGATGGTCGCGGCCGCGGTCGGCCTCGTGGTGGTCGGCGTGGTGATCGGGGATGCGCTCGGTCGGGGCGGGGGCGGCGAACCCGAGGTGGCGTCCGAGCGGCGCGACCCGGTGACAACGACCTCTTCTGCGCCGGTCACCACGACCACACTCCCGCCGACCACGACCACGCCCGTGGTCGCACCGGCGAAGCCGCCACCGCCCGACTTCGCGGGCCCGTCCCTGGCGGTGTCACAGGCGGCCGCGTGCTTCAACAACTTCCCCGGCAGCAACAGCATCGCCGCGACGACGACTGATCCGTCTGGCATTGCGTCGGTCACGCTGAGCGCCAGCGGCCCAGCGATGACATCGCCGGCGTTCCAGGCGATGAACCCGGGGGGCGGGAGCAACTACTTCGCGTCCATCAGCTTCAACGGTCTTGGCACCTACTCCTGGACGGTGACTGCCACCGACGCAAAGGGCAATACGAGCACATCCTCGGGCTCGTTCGTCGTCCAGACGATGATGTGCTGA
- a CDS encoding lysoplasmalogenase has protein sequence MTTTAYVLLGVAVLAAVADWLAVLRVHQPLEYVCKPLATAALVAVAATLDPGSSDQRLAFVVALVLSLAGDVALMMPSDRFVIGLGSFLLAHVAYIVGFAIIGAGAGDYAIGIAAVAVPIVLLATRYVRALERAGRGELLGPVILYIAAIGAMVASAIAAGNALAIAGATLFFVSDALIAETRFVGPRRWGPLVIIVTYHLAQVALVLSLLP, from the coding sequence ATGACGACCACGGCCTACGTGCTCCTCGGTGTGGCGGTGCTCGCGGCCGTCGCGGACTGGCTCGCCGTGCTCCGGGTTCACCAGCCGCTCGAGTACGTGTGCAAGCCCTTGGCGACGGCGGCCCTCGTGGCGGTGGCTGCCACGCTCGATCCGGGCTCCTCCGACCAGCGCCTCGCCTTCGTGGTGGCGCTCGTGCTGTCGCTGGCCGGCGATGTGGCGCTCATGATGCCGAGCGATCGCTTCGTCATCGGCCTGGGTTCGTTCCTACTCGCGCATGTCGCCTACATCGTGGGCTTCGCGATCATCGGAGCTGGCGCGGGGGACTACGCGATCGGCATCGCGGCTGTCGCGGTCCCGATCGTGCTGCTCGCGACCAGATACGTCCGAGCCCTCGAGCGCGCCGGGCGAGGAGAGCTGCTCGGTCCGGTGATCCTGTACATCGCTGCCATCGGTGCGATGGTCGCCAGCGCGATCGCAGCTGGCAACGCATTGGCGATCGCGGGGGCCACACTGTTCTTCGTATCTGATGCGCTGATCGCCGAGACGCGCTTCGTGGGCCCGCGCCGCTGGGGCCCGCTCGTGATCATCGTCACCTACCACCTCGCCCAAGTGGCGTTGGTGCTCTCGCTCCTGCCCTGA
- the ribB gene encoding 3,4-dihydroxy-2-butanone-4-phosphate synthase, producing MNVTKKKDNHMQFANIDEALKRIRRGEMILVVDDEDRENEGDLQMAASWVTADALNFMLRWARGLICMPAAPEVIDALGLAPMVAPEHAGCDTPFTVPIDHIETGSGISAADRALTIRRVVDRDTQRSEFKCPGHVFPLRAAPGGTLERRGHTEAAVDLALLAGLPPVAVTCEVLDDDGDAASGEYLFAFAERHRIAIVSIDQIAGHRGSAARAPATLLL from the coding sequence GTGAATGTAACCAAGAAGAAGGACAACCACATGCAGTTCGCCAACATCGATGAGGCACTGAAGCGGATCCGACGCGGCGAGATGATCCTCGTCGTCGACGACGAGGATCGCGAGAACGAGGGCGATCTCCAGATGGCGGCGAGCTGGGTGACGGCGGACGCGCTGAACTTCATGCTTCGTTGGGCACGCGGGTTGATCTGCATGCCGGCGGCACCCGAGGTGATCGACGCACTGGGTCTCGCGCCGATGGTGGCACCCGAGCACGCGGGATGCGACACGCCGTTCACCGTGCCGATCGACCACATCGAGACCGGCAGCGGGATCAGCGCCGCCGACCGAGCGCTCACGATCCGCCGCGTCGTCGATCGCGATACCCAGCGCAGCGAGTTCAAGTGCCCCGGTCACGTGTTCCCCCTGCGCGCCGCACCGGGCGGCACGCTCGAGCGCCGCGGGCACACCGAGGCCGCCGTCGACCTCGCCCTGCTCGCGGGATTGCCACCGGTCGCGGTCACGTGCGAGGTGCTGGACGACGACGGTGACGCGGCGAGCGGTGAGTACCTGTTCGCGTTCGCGGAGCGTCACCGCATCGCGATCGTGTCGATCGACCAGATCGCCGGCCATCGGGGCTCAGCCGCCCGCGCGCCGGCGACGTTGCTCCTCTAG
- a CDS encoding ATP-binding protein: MNRRLPLDVEQLRKIDMRHPLDLLPSIKLKLGFVIAAAVAVTVFVFWIGVTIGLWPSISGVLAALVAMAFVWFLSRGMTRPLREMAAAADAMARGDYSRRVTTTSHDEVGTLAKAFNEMVAELAETDHVRRDLVANVSHELRTPITALQVALENLVDGVATAEPETFRTMLAQVERLGRLVQQLLDLSRLEAGVVPLAREEFRVEPLLEHAVREQQLNEPKVDVAVSVEPNDLTADGDPERVHQVVANLLENAVRFTPSGGVVEVRAHRSDHGVTIEVLDEGPGIPDTERTRVFERFYRADAARSSMNGGAGLGLAIARWIVDLHGGDIHPERREPHGCRMVVNLPRKAARAARSRER, encoded by the coding sequence ATGAACCGCCGCCTCCCGCTCGACGTAGAGCAGTTGCGCAAGATCGACATGCGTCACCCACTCGACCTGCTCCCGTCCATCAAGCTCAAACTCGGGTTCGTGATCGCCGCAGCGGTCGCGGTGACCGTCTTCGTGTTCTGGATCGGCGTCACGATCGGGCTGTGGCCGTCCATCAGCGGCGTGCTTGCAGCCCTGGTCGCGATGGCCTTCGTGTGGTTCCTCTCCCGAGGCATGACCCGGCCGTTGCGGGAGATGGCGGCCGCGGCCGACGCGATGGCCCGCGGCGACTACTCACGCCGGGTGACGACCACCTCGCACGACGAGGTCGGGACGCTCGCCAAGGCCTTCAACGAGATGGTGGCCGAACTCGCCGAGACGGATCATGTGCGACGCGATCTCGTGGCGAACGTGTCACATGAGCTCCGCACCCCGATCACCGCGCTGCAGGTGGCGCTCGAGAACCTCGTCGACGGCGTGGCTACGGCCGAGCCCGAGACGTTCCGCACGATGCTCGCCCAGGTGGAGCGCCTCGGCCGCCTCGTACAGCAGCTCCTCGATCTGTCGCGCCTCGAAGCCGGTGTCGTGCCACTCGCGCGCGAGGAGTTTCGCGTCGAGCCCCTGCTCGAGCACGCGGTCCGCGAACAGCAGCTCAACGAGCCGAAGGTCGACGTCGCAGTGTCGGTCGAGCCCAACGACCTCACGGCCGACGGCGATCCCGAGCGCGTGCATCAGGTCGTGGCGAACCTGCTCGAAAACGCGGTGCGCTTCACGCCAAGTGGCGGTGTGGTGGAGGTGCGGGCCCACCGCAGCGACCACGGCGTCACGATCGAGGTGTTGGACGAGGGCCCGGGCATCCCCGACACCGAGCGCACGCGGGTGTTCGAGCGCTTCTACCGGGCCGATGCGGCGCGGTCATCCATGAACGGCGGCGCGGGGCTCGGTCTCGCGATCGCCCGCTGGATCGTCGACCTGCACGGCGGCGACATCCACCCCGAACGGCGCGAGCCGCATGGCTGCCGCATGGTCGTCAACTTGCCAAGAAAGGCGGCGCGCGCAGCGCGCTCGCGGGAACGATGA
- a CDS encoding response regulator transcription factor — protein MPATPTPTQTRTILVIEDEATIAEAVAARLRSEGYAVEVVGDGPGGVEACARLRPDLVVLDLMLPGLDGLEVCKQIQRERPVPVLMLTARDSETDLVVGLAVGADDYITKPFSARELTARVHALLRRVDRAPDRADASTLQLRNVELDLETRKVTRDSDDIHLTPTEFDLLAFFAKRPGRVLTRDQLLGEVWGYRDGCGARTVDSHVRALRRKLGSEIVRTVHGVGYAAGDAE, from the coding sequence ATGCCGGCGACCCCCACGCCCACGCAGACACGAACCATCCTCGTCATCGAGGACGAAGCCACGATCGCCGAAGCCGTCGCGGCACGCTTGCGCAGCGAGGGCTACGCGGTCGAAGTCGTCGGCGACGGGCCCGGCGGCGTCGAAGCCTGCGCCCGGCTGCGTCCCGATCTGGTCGTGCTCGACCTCATGCTCCCCGGCCTCGACGGGCTGGAGGTCTGCAAGCAGATCCAGCGTGAGCGTCCCGTCCCCGTTCTCATGCTCACGGCGCGCGACTCCGAGACCGATCTCGTCGTAGGTCTCGCCGTCGGCGCCGATGACTACATCACCAAGCCGTTCAGCGCACGAGAGCTGACGGCTCGCGTGCATGCGCTCTTGCGCCGGGTCGACCGCGCGCCTGATCGGGCTGATGCCTCGACCCTCCAGCTTCGGAACGTCGAGCTCGACCTGGAGACGCGCAAGGTGACGCGCGACAGCGACGACATCCATCTCACACCCACGGAGTTCGACCTGCTCGCGTTCTTCGCGAAGCGGCCGGGGCGCGTGCTCACACGCGACCAGCTCCTCGGCGAGGTCTGGGGTTACCGCGACGGATGCGGTGCTCGCACGGTCGATTCCCATGTGCGTGCCCTGCGGCGCAAGCTCGGGTCCGAGATCGTCCGCACGGTGCACGGGGTTGGATACGCCGCGGGAGACGCCGAATGA
- a CDS encoding ABC transporter ATP-binding protein, with protein sequence MLEIRGLTVRYGTTVAVDGLDLTVGDHEVVCVLGPSGSGKSTLLRAIAGLERPDAGVIARDGVDLADAPPHRRGLGLMFQDHALFPHRDVLRNVAFGLRMRDVPRDQATARAGEVLALVGLEGFEHRSIRDLSGGEQQRVALARALAPEPSLLMLDEPLGALDAALRDDLAGELRELFDRLGLAVLLVTHDQDEAFALGDRVAIMYAGRIDQIGTPVEVWRNPASGFVADFLGWNVTRAPDGARIAIRPDALRVSSDGELSGIVVARTFRRDHFRVEVQLDDGDDRLALTIRDDAPPSPGDAVRLAVDPDGVVSLGT encoded by the coding sequence ATGCTCGAGATCCGCGGTCTCACGGTGCGGTACGGCACCACGGTCGCCGTCGACGGGCTCGACCTCACCGTCGGCGACCACGAGGTCGTGTGCGTGCTCGGTCCCAGCGGGAGTGGGAAGTCCACCCTGTTGCGGGCGATCGCGGGCTTGGAGCGCCCCGATGCCGGCGTCATCGCGCGAGACGGAGTGGACCTCGCAGACGCCCCGCCCCACCGACGTGGCCTCGGCCTGATGTTCCAAGATCACGCGCTCTTCCCGCACCGCGACGTCCTGCGCAACGTTGCGTTCGGATTGCGCATGCGAGACGTCCCCCGTGACCAAGCAACCGCTCGGGCTGGAGAAGTGCTCGCACTCGTCGGACTCGAAGGCTTCGAGCACCGAAGCATCCGAGATCTCTCGGGTGGCGAGCAGCAGCGCGTCGCCTTGGCTCGGGCGCTCGCACCGGAACCGAGTCTCTTGATGCTCGACGAACCCCTCGGCGCGTTGGACGCTGCGCTGCGCGACGACCTGGCTGGTGAGCTGCGGGAGCTGTTCGATCGTCTCGGCCTCGCGGTGCTGCTCGTGACCCACGACCAGGACGAGGCCTTCGCGCTCGGCGACCGGGTTGCGATCATGTACGCCGGGCGAATCGACCAGATCGGGACGCCGGTCGAGGTGTGGCGGAACCCCGCGTCAGGGTTCGTCGCCGACTTCCTCGGTTGGAACGTCACGCGCGCACCCGACGGAGCCCGCATTGCGATCCGCCCGGATGCGTTGCGGGTCTCGTCCGACGGTGAGCTCTCGGGCATCGTGGTCGCGCGCACGTTCCGCCGCGATCACTTCCGCGTCGAGGTGCAGCTCGATGACGGCGACGACAGGCTCGCGCTGACGATCCGCGACGACGCACCACCTTCCCCTGGCGACGCTGTGCGCCTCGCGGTCGATCCGGACGGTGTGGTGAGTCTCGGAACCTGA